The following coding sequences are from one Diadema setosum chromosome 9, eeDiaSeto1, whole genome shotgun sequence window:
- the LOC140232954 gene encoding oxidative stress-induced growth inhibitor 1-like, producing MASEDHSPCYSDCDFDPHWGGCENQSGRTRENHALKEPYYTPVLVIGNGPSGICLSYLLSGNRPYFTGEPHPNPLLQLKLEGKTDQSILELDLEYLSDGLEGRSHNPVALLFDSLFHPAADLGEEEKSRLEWRHDSTKAVDHIVLGSGRPGGSWWQMDDSVLTLSLGAWMELPDMSFEEWAAEYRETHSETAAKISHRRATLSEVAHYYDAYVKKKKLVDYFVPYTKVVSVRRLKGRRVINSESGEPEIRCQRCCKYQGENLFEIKGVNVNPRCGCKQSFTVLSPNVVMATGMLGKPNRLNVPGDNFRYVRYDLKYLESAIQEGDLSQNSYPVLVIGSGLTAADAIIMARNAGIPVVHVFRRTPRDPAITLSKLPKVVYPEYHHVLQMMRGEIQEEGYTPLPKHRVLEFGKELLVTIEGNDSTQRIPVSMVTVLIGAKPDLSFLPQDGLHLGEEQEDISCKQNPVSVDPYTMETVQEPGLYAMGPLVGDTFVRFAMGGAMAIASHLSKSPWDGSCCSNGT from the exons GTAATGGACCATCAGGAATATGCCTGTCATATCTGTTGTCTGGTAACCGGCCTTATTTCACTGGTGAGCCACACCCTAATCCTCTGCTACAACTCAAGCTTGAAGGGAAGACAGACCAGTCCATTCTAGAATTG GATCTGGAGTATCTGAGTGATGGTCTAGAAGGGCGATCACACAACCCTGTGGCCCTCCTGTTTGACTCCCTCTTCCATCCTGCGGCCGACCTCGGTGAAGAGGAAAAGTCGCGACTGGAATGGAGACATGATTCTACCAAGGCTGTCGACCACATCGTGTTGGGCAGCGGGCGACCAGGGGGATCTTGGTGG CAAATGGATGACTCTGTGCTGACTCTAAGTCTTGGGGCATGGATGGAGCTACCTGACATGAGCTTTGAGGAATGGGCTGCAGAATACAG GGAAACTCACAGTGAAACAGCTGCTAAGATCAGCCATCGCAGAGCCACGCTGTCGGAGGTTGCCCACTATTATGACGCCTacgtgaagaagaagaagcttgTCGACTACTTTGTGCCCTACACCAAGGTGGTATCGGTCCGTCGCCTCAAAGGCCGCCGTGTCATTAACAGTGAGAGTGGTGAGCCGGAGATCCGTTGCCAAAGATGCTGCAAATACCAAGGGGAGAACCTGTTTGAGATCAAGGGTGTGAACGTTAATCCCAGGTGTGGCTGCAAGCAGTCTTTTACTGTGTTATCCCCaaatgttgtcatggcaacaggaATGCTGGGAAAACCAAACCGATTAAATGTCCCAGGTGACAACTTTCGTTACGTCCGATATGACTTGAAGTACTTGGAGTCGGCAATCCAAGAAGGGGATCTGAGCCAAAACTCCTACCCGGTGCTGGTGATAGGGTCGGGACTCACAGCAGCTGATGCCATCATCATGGCGAGGAATGCGGGGATACCGGTAGTGCATGTCTTTCGCCGGACCCCTCGTGACCCTGCCATCACACTGAGCAAGCTGCCCAAGGTGGTGTACCCAGAGTACCACCATGTGCTCCAGATGATGAGGGGAGAGATCCAGGAGGAAGGCTACACTCCCCTCCCCAAGCACAGGGTACTGGAGTTTGGCAAGGAGCTGCTCGTCACCATCGAGGGCAACGACTCCACCCAGCGCATCCCTGTCTCCATGGTGACAGTACTGATTGGAGCCAAGCCAGATCTCTCTTTCCTCCCACAAGACGGCCTCCATCTTGGAGAGGAGCAGGAGGACATCAGCTGCAAGCAGAATCCAGTCAGTGTGGACCCCTATACCATGGAAACAGTGCAGGAGCCTGGCTTGTATGCCATGGGACCGCTTGTTGGGGACACCTTCGTCCGCTTCGCCATGGGAGGTGCCATGgctattgctagtcacctgtCAAAAAGTCCCTGGGATGGATCGTGTTGTTCAAATGGAACATAG